From the Winogradskyella forsetii genome, the window CAGTCAAAACACAATTCAGAATTATAAATCAATGTTGTCCATATTTCTTATGAAATTCAGAGATAGAGACCTTGCGCAAGTAGAGCGGCAAGACATCGAAAGTTTTATTTTTGATCTCATTAAGAAAAATGGAATTGGTGAAAGTATGCAAAACCAGCTCATTAATGCCATAAAGGCTTATTATGAGCATGTTCTAAAACGTCCTAAAGCATTTTATAATATTGAACGACCAAAAAAAGCATCCCCTATTCCAAATGTTCTTTCGGAACAAGATGTTATCAAGTTAATTAATACGCCCGAAAATTTAAAGCATAAAGCCATTCTATGGACTATATATAGTGGCGGATTGCGGATAAGTGAAGTTATAAATTTAAGAATTGAAGACATTAACTCCAAGGATGGCTATATATTTATAAAAGACAGCAAAGGCAAACGTGATCGAAAAACGGTACTCTCCCCTAGCCTATTACCATTATTGCGAAGTTATTACATTAGCTACAAACCTTCTTATTGGTTATTTGAAGGTCGTTTTGGCGGTCAATATACTCAAGGCAGTGTGAGGAAGTTTTTCAGAAAGGCATTAGAGGATGCAGGAATTAATCCATGGGCAACCGTCCATACGCTGCGCCACAGTTTCGCAACGCATTGCATTATGAACAATGTGAATTTACGGCATGTACAAAATATGCTAGGTCATGCATCGCCAAGAACCACGCAAATTTATACGAAGACGATTGAAATAAATAATAAAAAAATTAACAGTCCACTTGATAGGTTGTTAAATATGTCTAACTTTACTAATAACACTCAACAAGTATAGATATAAGCGAAATAACGTTACTTTTATAGCTTGAGTAACTTTATATGGGTGTTGCCAACAAGCTGAAAAAAATCCCGAACTGAATGAAAATTTCTTGGAATATTAACGAATCCGATATTCAAAAAGTAAAAATTGTTATGAAAGAAAATGACAATTTCTTCTTAAAAAATCGGAGAGAAAGAAATGTCGAAAAAAAGAACATTGAGATAAACAAGAATATCATAATCCTGAATTTAATGATGTGCCTTTTGACATCTCAACAACGTTCGGGACCAAATTCTGTCGTTGGAAAATTTTTAAGCCTAAAACCTTTTCCAATTACGTCTGAATTAATCGCTGAATCGGAAAACATAGAATTATTAATAAAACAAATTCTTCAGAAAAACGGACTAACAAGATATATAAATAAAATTTCCGCTTTTTTCGCAGAGAACATTAAGAAAATTGAACTTGACAATTGGAATATAATATCAAAATTAGAATACTTGAATAATAATCAATCCAAAGAAACTGAAAGAGAATTAGCGGATTTTTTAAATGATTGGCTTAAAGGTTTTGGACCAAAACAATCAAGGAATTTCCTTCAAGCTTTAGGATTGACTAAATATGAACTTCCGATTGATTCGAGAATTGCAAGTTGGCTAAATGATTTTGGATTTCCTGTGAGTTTGACTTCATCACCTTTGAGCGATAAAGGATATTATCATTTTGTGTCGGACGGAATTCAAGAATTGTGTTTAAAAGCAAACATTTATCCTTGTGAATTAGATGCAGTAATATTTTCGAGTTTTGACAATGATGAATGGACTGAAAAAAATATAATGCTCTGAATAAAAAGCCAGTTGGCAACACCGTATATAATTTATTGCTAGTTCTAGCCTACTTACGAAAATCCTCGCGGATTTTCTATTCGGTTTGTATTTGCTAAATTAGGTGCTTAAAACACGCAACAAACCATATACATCAACGTTGTATGCCATGTGGTCAAAGAGTTACGAGCGGCATACAAAAGTTAAGGAATCAAAAAAAAAAGTTCGGAATTTTAAGAAAAAAGCTTGATTTTAAAAAACAAAACGTCGGACTGGACTCTCGTACGTAAAAGAAAAAATAAAAAGCTAAAATCGGACTATCAAGCAAAACCTAAGAAAAGAAATCCAACAACGTCGGACTGACAAGCCGTTCGGAAAATGACGATTGAAAATTTTTGCGAAGTTGGTTTTCTAAACCCAAAAGTCCTGCAATTCTGAGAACAACGTCGGAATGACAAGCTGGACTTAAAAATCAGAGCGGAACAACAAACCAAAATAAAACACGGCATACAACATTGTGTATAGTTCATTGCTTACCAAGTGCTTATCTGGAAAATTCCTTCGGAATTTTCTCAGGCTCGTCAAAGTTTGCTAAATTAGTAACTTAATCACGCAACAAACCATACACTGAGCGTTGGCAACAATTAAAACAAAAATCGCGATAAGAACAAAAAACCTAAACTAAATGGCTGAAATAAAAGACAAAAAATACGGAAAAACAATTTTCTATATCGATGGAGATGAAATCAAGGATAAAAAATATGGAACAACTTTGTTCTACATTGACTCACCAGAAATCAAAGAAAAAAATAAGTATGGAAATACAAAATTCTATTTGGACGGAGACGAAATAAAAGAAAAAAACAAATATGGAACTACACGTTATTATTTGGACGGAAAAGAAGTTAAAGACAAAAATAAATATGGAAATGTAAGATTTTATATAGATGGCAATGAAATTAAGAGCAAAAACAAATATGGTAGTACAGAATACTATATTGA encodes:
- a CDS encoding tyrosine-type recombinase/integrase — translated: MEYIKAICKTKIRVSHAQPYRPLPKVRMNEAGIEALLKLEKTLILKRYSQNTIQNYKSMLSIFLMKFRDRDLAQVERQDIESFIFDLIKKNGIGESMQNQLINAIKAYYEHVLKRPKAFYNIERPKKASPIPNVLSEQDVIKLINTPENLKHKAILWTIYSGGLRISEVINLRIEDINSKDGYIFIKDSKGKRDRKTVLSPSLLPLLRSYYISYKPSYWLFEGRFGGQYTQGSVRKFFRKALEDAGINPWATVHTLRHSFATHCIMNNVNLRHVQNMLGHASPRTTQIYTKTIEINNKKINSPLDRLLNMSNFTNNTQQV